The genomic stretch CAGCTCACATCTGACACCCCACAGGCCACACAATTTTATGGCAAATATTTCCAACTAAGcgaaaagataaaaggaaaggacGAGATGGAAGTGCTGGTCAGGATGCCGTGGGCCACGGGGTCGGGCAAGCCCTCCAGATGACAGAGCCCACAAGCACTCCAGGACGGGCAGTGACAAGTTTGCATCCTGAGCCCTCTGGCAACCGGCTGTAAGACCAGGGCGACCACTTATGGGCTTCCGAACCCATTTCCTCGCCCGTTAAGTGCAAGTAATACAACCAGTAGCTGCCCACGATAAAACGAAACTACGTGGATCCAGTATTCACCATGTGCCTGCTGGacaataaatacttaaatgtttCTCACTCCCATTATTACGATCGGGTGAGGGCACCCAGAAAAGAAAGAGCCCCCTCAGGCAGATGGACACCTCGGGCACTCGGAGCCATCGGGGCCTCCCGCCTGGGTGCAGCCAGGAACACACCAGCTCCCTGCATAACCGGTGCCGAGGGCAGGTCCTAGCAGGTGAGGCTGGCTTCACGCTCTCCCTGGACAGGGTGCTGGGTGGGCAGGGGTCAAGCCAAAGGCTGAGGAAATGCAAAAACCAGAGGCCCCGGACATCTCCATTTCTTGCCTCCCCCAGGCCATTTCTTGCTCCCACCATTACCTGATTGGGTCCTCGGCTCCCACCCCGGTAAAGAGATGGGCCCAGGCCTGGGCCTCAGCTCTGGGGACGGGAGGCAGCCGCCCTCCCTTGTCTGCCCCAGGAGCTAAGTTTTCTCCAGAAAACCCAACTAGGCATCTCTGGGAAGGGCATGGCGGGGCGCCCTGGCCGGGACTCACCCTGGTCGATGGAGTGCTGGGGCAGCTGGCTGAGCTGGCTGTTGACCACCCCCGCGTAGGTGCGCAGAAACTCCTCCTCGCTGGCCGTCAGCTGCAAGGGTGAGACAGCCACTGTGAGGGGCGGTGCACACCGGCTCCCAGAAGGTACCTGCTCCTGTAATCCCTGGGCCCCTGTTCCTGACTCTTGACCCTTCAGTTCCAGAGCGAGCACCCTCTGACCCCACCCCAAACTTGGTCCGTGGGCCCACAGGCCTTGCCACTCGGATCAGATCTGAGACTGGGTTCCAGTGCAGCACGGGGCCAGGAGGAAGCCCAGGCCCTGCCCGGGGAGCCCATCCCTTTCTTTCTGAACAGTGCTGCCCTCTCAGTGCCCGTCCTGCCCAGCGCCCCTTGGACACCTCCCAGGGAGACGGGAGGGCGGGAAGGTCAGGGCCTTTAGGGCTCACACCCACCTGGCCCAGGCTCAGCACGGGGATGGGAAGACTGTCCCAGCGGTACCCCTGGAGCTGGACAGGAAGGGCTCTCAGTGGCATGAATCAGCCACAGAGCCAAACCACAAGCCCAGCATCCCCCTCCGCAGACCACAGCTGCCACAGGACATGGCTATAGGCCCTCTGCTCTGCCCACGGCAGCACCCTCCCTGCAGGACCCGTTGCTTGGCACCCCAAAGGCACTCACATTTGATCCCATCTTCCTCAGCATGAGCAGCACTCGGACCTTCTGCTGAATGTACATGTCCTCCGGACTCTTCCCGGGAGCCCCCTCGCGGTTCATTCCCTGGCCAGCCCTGGGGACTCCTGCGGAGCGAGGAGAGGCACTGAAGCGGGCTTCGGGACGAGACCCACCAGACACAGACTGGGTGCTGGGCAGGAGTGGTCAGGCAGCCCACAGTGCTGCAGGGTCTCGCTt from Panthera leo isolate Ple1 chromosome C1, P.leo_Ple1_pat1.1, whole genome shotgun sequence encodes the following:
- the CTNNBIP1 gene encoding beta-catenin-interacting protein 1, which produces MNREGAPGKSPEDMYIQQKVRVLLMLRKMGSNLTASEEEFLRTYAGVVNSQLSQLPQHSIDQGAEDVVMAFSRSETEDRRQ